The following coding sequences lie in one Apium graveolens cultivar Ventura chromosome 3, ASM990537v1, whole genome shotgun sequence genomic window:
- the LOC141710662 gene encoding cysteine-rich receptor-like protein kinase 42 — protein MHFRYLTWLVLIFFLNLPALCFCDPRITEAALKCGEILTPNVSIVPIFVEETRHLLRLIEDDNWGHYSVNTSDNVPMYGLAQCYHDLSKSDCLSCYAAIRTRLPSCLQSLSGRLYLDGCFMRYDTYEFYDESLDNTKDSVNCSGNIVKDEKKLVKFNESVGLLIDKIVGVDTWKRGFRVAEIEGVFGLAQCWKSLSKEKCRECLENAGEKVRGCLPSREGRGMNAGCYLRYSDYKFFNEDGDNDSNGSSRALSTGAITGIAISAAAFIILLLVAAYLFYTRSLKRGRRSLDHRMTFSKASLMYKYDILEKATDYFSQSMKLGEGASGTVYKGTLPDGYIVAVKRLFFNTNRAWADEVFNEVDLISGIHHKNLVKLLGCSIEGPESLLVYEYVPNRSLDQFLFDRSGFRVLSWKERFDIIVGTAEGLAHLHEGSDTRIIHRDIKSSNVLVDENFTPKIADFGLVRCFGADKTHLSTGIAGTLGYMAPEYLVRGQLTEKADVYSFGVLVFEIVCGRKSTAFADDAGSLIHTIWKLYKADKLTEVVDGRLHDEFPVRNALKILQIGLLCAQASAILRPSMNEVVHMLISKDCEVPIPNQPPFLSAKMEGSTGSGSSYNIDTNTLISSALMKNENDNSYSSTNSSSYELSLIRK, from the exons ATGCACTTCCGGTATCTCACGTGGCTCGTCCTAATCTTTTTCTTAAATCTTCCGGCGCTATGTTTTTGCGATCCTCGGATCACAGAGGCAGCTTTGAAGTGTGGAGAAATATTAACACCTAACGTTTCTATCGTTCCTATTTTTGTAGAAGAAACACGACATCTTTTAAGGCTGATAGAGGATGACAACTGGGGACATTATTCAGTGAACACTTCTGATAATGTACCGATGTATGGTTTAGCTCAATGTTATCATGATCTTTCTAAGTCGGATTGTTTGTCCTGCTACGCTGCCATTCGAACACGACTACCAAGTTGTCTTCAGTCTTTGTCAGGTAGATTGTACCTTGATGGATGTTTCATGCGTTACGATACTTATGAATTTTATGATGAAAGTTTGGACAATACTAAAGACTCAGTGAATTGTAGTGGTAATATAGTAAAGGATGAAAAAAAGTTGGTGAAGTTTAATGAGAGTGTTGGACTGTTGATTGATAAGATTGTTGGAGTTGATACTTGGAAGAGAGGCTTTAGAGTCGCGGAAATTGAGGGCGTGTTTGGTTTGGCTCAGTGTTGGAAGAGTTTGAGTAAGGAGAAATGTAGGGAGTGTTTGGAGAATGCTGGAGAAAAGGTCAGAGGATGTTTGCCAAGTAGAGAAGGAAGAGGGATGAATGCTGGTTGTTACTTGAGGTATTCGGATTATAAGTTTTTTAATGAGGACGGTGATAATGATAGCAATGGAAGTTCTA GAGCTCTTAGCACAGGAGCTATTACCGGGATTGCTATATCTGCAGCTGCATTCATTATCTTGTTACTTGTTGCAGCCTATTTATTCTATACAAGATCACTGAAAAGAG GAAGGAGAAGTCTTGACCATAGAATGACATTTAGCAAGGCCAGTTTAATGTACAAATACGACATCCTTGAGAAGGCAACAGATTATTTTAGTCAATCAATGAAACTAGGTGAAGGAGCATCTGGTACTGTTTACAAAGGAACACTGCCTGATGGATATATTGTCGCAGTTAAGAGATTATTTTTCAATACTAATAGAGCATGGGCAGATGAGGTCTTCAACGAGGTTGATTTGATAAGTGGAATCCATCACAAGAACCTCGTGAAACTTTTGGGTTGCAGCATTGAAGGTCCTGAGAGCCTTTTAGTTTATGAATATGTTCCTAACAGGAGCCTTGACCAATTCCTTTTTG ATAGGAGTGGCTTTCGAGTTTTGAGCTGGAAAGAAAGATTTGACATTATAGTTGGAACTGCTGAAGGGCTCGCACATCTTCATGAAGGTTCTGATACAAGGATAATTCACAGAGATATCAAGAGTAGCAATGTTCTTGTCGACGAGAATTTCACTCCAAAGATTGCTGATTTTGGACTTGTTCGTTGCTTTGGAGCTGATAAGACTCATCTGAGCACTGGAATTGCCGGAACACT AGGTTATATGGCCCCTGAATATCTTGTACGTGGACAACTTACTGAGAAGGCTGATGTTTATAGCTTCGGTGTGCTAGTTTTTGAAATTGTCTGTGGCAGAAAAAGTACAGCTTTCGCAGATGATGCAGGCTCCCTTATTCATACT ATTTGGAAGCTCTACAAGGCCGATAAATTGACTGAAGTTGTGGATGGCCGTCTTCATGATGAATTTCCAGTAAGGAATGCATTAAAGATTCTGCAAATTGGGCTTCTATGTGCACAAGCTTCGGCTATTCTAAGGCCGTCCATGAATGAAGTGGTTCATATGCTGATTAGTAAAGATTGTGAAGTTCCAATTCCTAACCAGCCTCCTTTTCTGAGTGCAAAAATGGAAGGCTCCACTGGCTCTGGAAGTTCTTATAACATTGACACTAACACCTTGATCTCAAGTGCATTAATGAAAAACGAAAATGACAATTCTTATAGTTCTACAAATTCTTCTAGTTATGAGTTGTCACTGATAAGAAAGTGA